From Ictidomys tridecemlineatus isolate mIctTri1 chromosome 2, mIctTri1.hap1, whole genome shotgun sequence, the proteins below share one genomic window:
- the P2rx2 gene encoding P2X purinoceptor 2 isoform X1 produces the protein MAAAQPKVPVGAAAARRLARGCWSAFWDYETPKVIVVRNRRLGVVYRTVQLLILLYFVWYVFIVQKSYQDSETGPESSIITKVKGITTSEHKVWDVEEYVKPPEGGSIFSIITRIEVTPFQTLGICPESIRVHNATCHSDNDCVAGELDMLGNGLRTGRCVPYYHGASKTCEVSGWCPVEDGASVSQFLGSMAPNFTILIKNSIHYPKFQFSKGNIADRKDDYLKHCTFDYVSDPYCPIFKLGFIVEQAGENFTELAHRGGVIGAIINWDCDLDLSASECNPKYSFRRLDPKHVPASSGYNFRFAKYYKINGTTTRTLIKAYGIRIDVIVHGQAGKFSLIPTIINLATALTSIGVGSFLCDWILLTFMNKNKVYSHKKFDKVCTPRQSTSSWPVTLALALGQAPPPPRHCSQAQPPSPLSGQEGQQGAKLGPAVWPPRPCPVSSLSEQMDAPDQQAGLPTSRLAQQDSKPADPRGLAQL, from the exons ATGGCTGCCGCCCAGCCCAAGGTCCCTGTGGGAGCGGCCGCGGCCCGGCGCCTGGCCCGGGGCTGCTGGTCCGCGTTCTGGGACTACGAGACGCCCAAGGTGATCGTGGTGAGGAACCGGCGCCTGGGGGTCGTGTACCGCACGGTGCAGCTGCTCATCCTGCTCTACTTCGTGTG GTATGTATTCATCGTGCAGAAGAGCTACCAGGACAGCGAGACAGGACCCGAGAGCTCCATCATTACCAAGGTCAAGGGCATCACCACCTCGGAGCACAAAGTGTGGGACGTGGAGGAGTATGTGAAGCCCCCCGAG GGGGGCAGCATATTCAGCATCATCACCAGGATCGAGGTCACACCCTTCCAGACCCTGGGCATCTGCCCAGAG AGCATAAGGGTCCACAATGCCACCTGCCATTCGGACAACGACTGTGTGGCTGGGGAGCTGGACATGCTGGGCAACG GACTTCGAACTGGCAGATGCGTACCCTATTACCACGGGGCCTCCAAGACCTGCGAGGTGTCCGGTTGGTGCCCAGTGGAGGATGGGGCCTCTGTCAG CCAATTTCTGGGTTCAATGGCTCCCAATTTCACCATCCTCATCAAGAACAGCATCCACTACCCCAAATTCCAGTTCTCCAA GGGCAACATCGCAGACCGTAAGGATGACTACCTCAAACACTGCACTTTCGACTACGTCTCCGACCCTTACTGTCCCATCTTCAAGCTGGGCTTCATTGTGGAGCAGGCAGGGGAGAACTTCACAGAGCTTGCACACAGG GGTGGTGTCATTGGGGCCATTATTAACTGGGACTGTGACCTGGACCTGTCTGCGTCGGAATGTAACCCCAAGTACTCCTTCCGGAGGCTGGACCCCAAGCACGTTCCTGCCTCCTCAGGCTACAACTTCAG GTTTGCCAAGTATTACAAGATAAATGGCACTACCACCCGCACACTCATCAAAGCCTACGGAATCCGCATCGATGTCATTGTGCACGGACAG GCAGGGAAGTTCAGCCTGATTCCCACCATCATTAACCTGGCTACTGCTCTGACCTCCATCGGGGTG GGATCCTTCCTGTGCGACTGGATCTTGCTGACATTCATGAACAAAAACAAGGTCTACAGTCATAAGAAATTCGACAAGGTGTGTACACCACGCCAGTCCACCAGTAGCTGGCCTGTGACCCTTGCCCTTGCTTTGGGTCAGGCCCCTCCTCCACCCAGGCACTGCTCCCAGGCCCAGCCACCCAGCCCTCTGTCAGGCCAGGAGGGCCAGCAAGGGGCCAAGCTAGGCCCGGCTGTCTGGCCCCCACGGCCTTGCCCTGTCTCTTCCCTGTCTGAGCAGATGGATGCCCCGGATCAGCAGGCTGGACTGCCCACCTCTAGGCTGGCTCAGCAGGACTCCAAACCTGCAGACCCCAGAGGCCTGGCCCAACTCTAG
- the P2rx2 gene encoding P2X purinoceptor 2 isoform X2 — MAAAQPKVPVGAAAARRLARGCWSAFWDYETPKVIVVRNRRLGVVYRTVQLLILLYFVWYVFIVQKSYQDSETGPESSIITKVKGITTSEHKVWDVEEYVKPPEGGSIFSIITRIEVTPFQTLGICPESIRVHNATCHSDNDCVAGELDMLGNGLRTGRCVPYYHGASKTCEVSGWCPVEDGASVSQFLGSMAPNFTILIKNSIHYPKFQFSKGNIADRKDDYLKHCTFDYVSDPYCPIFKLGFIVEQAGENFTELAHRGGVIGAIINWDCDLDLSASECNPKYSFRRLDPKHVPASSGYNFRFAKYYKINGTTTRTLIKAYGIRIDVIVHGQAGKFSLIPTIINLATALTSIGVGSFLCDWILLTFMNKNKVYSHKKFDKMDAPDQQAGLPTSRLAQQDSKPADPRGLAQL; from the exons ATGGCTGCCGCCCAGCCCAAGGTCCCTGTGGGAGCGGCCGCGGCCCGGCGCCTGGCCCGGGGCTGCTGGTCCGCGTTCTGGGACTACGAGACGCCCAAGGTGATCGTGGTGAGGAACCGGCGCCTGGGGGTCGTGTACCGCACGGTGCAGCTGCTCATCCTGCTCTACTTCGTGTG GTATGTATTCATCGTGCAGAAGAGCTACCAGGACAGCGAGACAGGACCCGAGAGCTCCATCATTACCAAGGTCAAGGGCATCACCACCTCGGAGCACAAAGTGTGGGACGTGGAGGAGTATGTGAAGCCCCCCGAG GGGGGCAGCATATTCAGCATCATCACCAGGATCGAGGTCACACCCTTCCAGACCCTGGGCATCTGCCCAGAG AGCATAAGGGTCCACAATGCCACCTGCCATTCGGACAACGACTGTGTGGCTGGGGAGCTGGACATGCTGGGCAACG GACTTCGAACTGGCAGATGCGTACCCTATTACCACGGGGCCTCCAAGACCTGCGAGGTGTCCGGTTGGTGCCCAGTGGAGGATGGGGCCTCTGTCAG CCAATTTCTGGGTTCAATGGCTCCCAATTTCACCATCCTCATCAAGAACAGCATCCACTACCCCAAATTCCAGTTCTCCAA GGGCAACATCGCAGACCGTAAGGATGACTACCTCAAACACTGCACTTTCGACTACGTCTCCGACCCTTACTGTCCCATCTTCAAGCTGGGCTTCATTGTGGAGCAGGCAGGGGAGAACTTCACAGAGCTTGCACACAGG GGTGGTGTCATTGGGGCCATTATTAACTGGGACTGTGACCTGGACCTGTCTGCGTCGGAATGTAACCCCAAGTACTCCTTCCGGAGGCTGGACCCCAAGCACGTTCCTGCCTCCTCAGGCTACAACTTCAG GTTTGCCAAGTATTACAAGATAAATGGCACTACCACCCGCACACTCATCAAAGCCTACGGAATCCGCATCGATGTCATTGTGCACGGACAG GCAGGGAAGTTCAGCCTGATTCCCACCATCATTAACCTGGCTACTGCTCTGACCTCCATCGGGGTG GGATCCTTCCTGTGCGACTGGATCTTGCTGACATTCATGAACAAAAACAAGGTCTACAGTCATAAGAAATTCGACAAG ATGGATGCCCCGGATCAGCAGGCTGGACTGCCCACCTCTAGGCTGGCTCAGCAGGACTCCAAACCTGCAGACCCCAGAGGCCTGGCCCAACTCTAG
- the P2rx2 gene encoding P2X purinoceptor 2 isoform X3 has protein sequence MAAAQPKVPVGAAAARRLARGCWSAFWDYETPKVIVVCIHRAEELPGQRDRTRELHHYQGQGHHHLGAQSVGRGGVCEAPRGLRTGRCVPYYHGASKTCEVSGWCPVEDGASVSQFLGSMAPNFTILIKNSIHYPKFQFSKGNIADRKDDYLKHCTFDYVSDPYCPIFKLGFIVEQAGENFTELAHRGGVIGAIINWDCDLDLSASECNPKYSFRRLDPKHVPASSGYNFRFAKYYKINGTTTRTLIKAYGIRIDVIVHGQAGKFSLIPTIINLATALTSIGVGSFLCDWILLTFMNKNKVYSHKKFDKVCTPRQSTSSWPVTLALALGQAPPPPRHCSQAQPPSPLSGQEGQQGAKLGPAVWPPRPCPVSSLSEQMDAPDQQAGLPTSRLAQQDSKPADPRGLAQL, from the exons ATGGCTGCCGCCCAGCCCAAGGTCCCTGTGGGAGCGGCCGCGGCCCGGCGCCTGGCCCGGGGCTGCTGGTCCGCGTTCTGGGACTACGAGACGCCCAAGGTGATCGTG GTATGTATTCATCGTGCAGAAGAGCTACCAGGACAGCGAGACAGGACCCGAGAGCTCCATCATTACCAAGGTCAAGGGCATCACCACCTCGGAGCACAAAGTGTGGGACGTGGAGGAGTATGTGAAGCCCCCCGAG GACTTCGAACTGGCAGATGCGTACCCTATTACCACGGGGCCTCCAAGACCTGCGAGGTGTCCGGTTGGTGCCCAGTGGAGGATGGGGCCTCTGTCAG CCAATTTCTGGGTTCAATGGCTCCCAATTTCACCATCCTCATCAAGAACAGCATCCACTACCCCAAATTCCAGTTCTCCAA GGGCAACATCGCAGACCGTAAGGATGACTACCTCAAACACTGCACTTTCGACTACGTCTCCGACCCTTACTGTCCCATCTTCAAGCTGGGCTTCATTGTGGAGCAGGCAGGGGAGAACTTCACAGAGCTTGCACACAGG GGTGGTGTCATTGGGGCCATTATTAACTGGGACTGTGACCTGGACCTGTCTGCGTCGGAATGTAACCCCAAGTACTCCTTCCGGAGGCTGGACCCCAAGCACGTTCCTGCCTCCTCAGGCTACAACTTCAG GTTTGCCAAGTATTACAAGATAAATGGCACTACCACCCGCACACTCATCAAAGCCTACGGAATCCGCATCGATGTCATTGTGCACGGACAG GCAGGGAAGTTCAGCCTGATTCCCACCATCATTAACCTGGCTACTGCTCTGACCTCCATCGGGGTG GGATCCTTCCTGTGCGACTGGATCTTGCTGACATTCATGAACAAAAACAAGGTCTACAGTCATAAGAAATTCGACAAGGTGTGTACACCACGCCAGTCCACCAGTAGCTGGCCTGTGACCCTTGCCCTTGCTTTGGGTCAGGCCCCTCCTCCACCCAGGCACTGCTCCCAGGCCCAGCCACCCAGCCCTCTGTCAGGCCAGGAGGGCCAGCAAGGGGCCAAGCTAGGCCCGGCTGTCTGGCCCCCACGGCCTTGCCCTGTCTCTTCCCTGTCTGAGCAGATGGATGCCCCGGATCAGCAGGCTGGACTGCCCACCTCTAGGCTGGCTCAGCAGGACTCCAAACCTGCAGACCCCAGAGGCCTGGCCCAACTCTAG